The Blautia hydrogenotrophica DSM 10507 genome window below encodes:
- a CDS encoding Rqc2 family fibronectin-binding protein encodes MAFDGITIAAMVKELNDYLAGGRINKIAQPETDELLLTCRGPKGNCRLLLSASASLPLIYFTQKNKPSPLTAPNFCMLLRKHLSSARFLSITQPSLERVIRFELEHLNELGDLCRKYLIIEIMGKHSNIIFCDEDYKILDSIKHVSSHMSSVREVLPGRQYFIPQTQEKLNPWNLTEETFHTQVLSKPTQIARALYTSLTGISPVMAHEICTRASLDGDEPTETLDENSKLHLYGTLNRILDQVKEGDFHPNIIFRDQIPVEYSVLPMSQYQTGHTTKGYPSVSSMLEQYYAQKNIVTRIRQKSSDLRRIVQTALERNSKKYSLQLKQLKDTGKKEKYKVYGELINTYGYGLEDGCKSFQALNYYTNEEIAVPLDPSLSPQANAKKYFEKYAKLKRTEDALTTQIAETKEEIQHLESISASLDIALNESDLVQIKEELTQYGYIKKHSIGKKKTSVKSKPFHYLSSDGYHIYVGKNNYQNDELTFKFATGNDWWFHAKGTAGSHVIVKSSDEELPDRVFEEAGSLAAYYSKGRTAPKVEIDYIQKKHVKKPNGSKPGFVVYYTNYSLMAVPDIQTLTLIDD; translated from the coding sequence ATGGCTTTTGACGGAATCACCATCGCTGCGATGGTAAAAGAATTAAACGATTACCTGGCAGGAGGAAGAATCAATAAAATTGCTCAGCCTGAGACTGACGAACTGCTCCTCACCTGCCGCGGCCCCAAGGGAAACTGCCGCCTGCTTTTATCTGCCAGTGCATCTCTCCCCTTGATATATTTCACCCAAAAAAATAAACCCAGTCCTTTGACTGCACCTAACTTTTGTATGCTGCTGCGCAAACACCTGAGCAGTGCTCGCTTTCTCTCCATTACTCAACCAAGTCTTGAACGCGTCATTCGATTTGAGCTGGAACATCTCAATGAACTAGGAGATCTCTGCCGTAAATATTTAATCATAGAAATCATGGGAAAACACAGCAACATCATCTTCTGTGACGAGGACTATAAAATTTTAGACAGTATCAAACATGTCTCTTCCCATATGAGCTCTGTCCGTGAAGTTCTTCCTGGACGGCAGTACTTCATTCCCCAGACTCAGGAAAAGCTAAATCCCTGGAATCTGACGGAGGAGACTTTTCACACCCAGGTTCTTAGCAAGCCTACGCAGATTGCCCGCGCATTGTATACTTCTTTGACTGGAATCAGCCCTGTAATGGCCCATGAAATCTGTACCCGTGCCTCTCTAGACGGGGATGAGCCTACGGAAACCCTGGATGAAAATTCAAAGCTCCATTTGTACGGAACTCTCAATAGAATCCTAGACCAAGTCAAAGAGGGCGACTTTCATCCCAACATTATTTTCCGTGACCAGATACCCGTAGAGTACTCCGTACTCCCCATGTCTCAGTATCAGACCGGACACACAACAAAAGGGTATCCTTCTGTCTCCTCTATGTTGGAGCAATATTACGCCCAGAAAAATATTGTGACACGCATTCGGCAGAAATCTTCAGACCTGCGCCGAATCGTCCAAACTGCCTTGGAACGAAACTCCAAAAAATACTCCCTCCAGCTGAAACAGCTAAAAGACACTGGCAAAAAAGAGAAATATAAAGTTTACGGTGAACTCATCAATACTTATGGCTATGGCCTCGAAGACGGCTGCAAATCTTTTCAGGCACTGAACTACTACACCAACGAAGAAATCGCTGTCCCCCTGGACCCTAGTCTTTCCCCCCAGGCGAACGCAAAAAAATACTTTGAAAAATATGCAAAGCTAAAAAGAACAGAAGACGCTTTAACTACACAGATCGCGGAGACAAAAGAAGAAATCCAGCACCTGGAATCTATCAGTGCCTCCTTAGACATCGCCCTGAATGAATCCGATTTGGTTCAGATCAAAGAAGAGCTGACACAGTACGGATACATCAAAAAACACTCTATAGGAAAAAAGAAGACCTCCGTAAAATCCAAGCCTTTTCACTACTTATCCAGCGACGGTTATCATATTTACGTAGGAAAAAATAACTATCAAAACGATGAGCTCACCTTCAAATTCGCCACTGGAAACGACTGGTGGTTCCACGCGAAAGGTACCGCCGGCTCCCATGTCATCGTAAAAAGCAGCGACGAAGAACTACCTGACCGCGTCTTTGAAGAGGCGGGGAGTCTGGCCGCCTATTACTCCAAAGGCCGCACCGCCCCTAAAGTGGAAATCGACTATATTCAGAAAAAACATGTCAAAAAACCCAACGGCTCCAAACCTGGCTTTGTCGTTTACTATACAAACTATTCTCTGATGGCTGTACCGGATATCCAGACCTTGACACTTATCGACGACTAA
- a CDS encoding hydrolase, protein MQTKVTREEAWGLLRKYNQEEFHLIHGLTVEGAMRWFARELGYGQEEDFWGLVGLLHDVDWEQYPEEHCKKAPELLEEIHAEPEMVRAICSHGYGLVTDIEPEHQMEKVLYAVDELTGLVGAAAKMRPSKSVQDMEVSSLKKKFKDKRFAAGCSRDVIRKGAEMLGWELTELFEKTILAMRSCEEQINETDLS, encoded by the coding sequence ATGCAGACAAAAGTGACGAGAGAGGAAGCATGGGGCTTGCTCAGAAAGTACAACCAAGAAGAGTTTCATCTTATTCATGGGCTTACTGTGGAGGGAGCCATGCGTTGGTTTGCCAGGGAATTGGGCTATGGACAGGAAGAGGATTTCTGGGGACTGGTGGGGCTTTTGCACGATGTGGATTGGGAACAGTATCCCGAAGAACATTGCAAGAAGGCTCCGGAGTTGTTAGAGGAGATTCATGCGGAGCCTGAAATGGTGCGGGCGATCTGTAGCCACGGATATGGGCTTGTGACAGACATCGAACCGGAACATCAAATGGAGAAGGTGCTCTATGCAGTGGATGAGCTCACTGGCCTGGTGGGTGCAGCTGCTAAGATGCGCCCGTCGAAAAGTGTTCAGGACATGGAAGTGTCCTCTCTGAAAAAGAAGTTCAAAGATAAGCGTTTTGCAGCAGGATGCTCACGGGATGTGATACGCAAAGGAGCTGAGATGCTTGGTTGGGAACTCACAGAATTATTTGAGAAGACGATTTTGGCCATGCGTTCCTGTGAGGAACAGATCAATGAGACAGATTTATCCTGA
- a CDS encoding arsenate reductase family protein — MVLFLEYPKCSTCKKAKKWLEEHQVNYDDRHIVEDNPTVEELKDWIGRSGLPLRRFFNTSGMKYRELQLKDRLPKMSEEEQLELLATDGMLVKRPLLVLEDRVIPGFKEKEWLEGLGL; from the coding sequence ATGGTGTTATTTTTGGAATATCCGAAATGCAGTACCTGCAAAAAGGCGAAGAAATGGCTTGAGGAGCATCAGGTGAATTATGATGATCGCCATATTGTGGAGGACAATCCTACAGTAGAGGAGCTGAAAGACTGGATTGGTCGTAGCGGTCTGCCGTTGAGACGTTTTTTTAATACTAGTGGAATGAAATACCGGGAGCTTCAGCTTAAAGACAGACTTCCTAAAATGAGTGAAGAAGAACAGTTGGAGCTGTTGGCCACAGACGGAATGCTGGTGAAAAGACCGCTGCTGGTTTTAGAAGACCGGGTGATACCGGGATTTAAAGAGAAGGAATGGCTGGAGGGCCTTGGACTGTAG
- a CDS encoding pyridoxamine 5'-phosphate oxidase family protein: protein MRRKEREITDTHQLQQILEECKVCRVAMQDKDGLYLVPLNFGYQYQDGKLTLYLHSSKEGRKISALSQNSSVCFEMDCSHKLVEGDVACAYSYEYQSIVGNGTAHIVDNKEEKKQALSILMRHMTEKAFEFTDSMADLVAVIKIEADSFSGKGHHL, encoded by the coding sequence ATGAGAAGAAAAGAAAGAGAAATCACAGACACCCATCAGCTTCAGCAGATATTGGAGGAATGCAAGGTCTGCCGTGTAGCAATGCAGGACAAAGACGGCCTGTACCTAGTTCCACTGAATTTTGGCTATCAATACCAGGACGGAAAACTCACCTTATATCTACACAGCTCCAAAGAAGGGCGCAAGATCTCTGCCCTTTCCCAAAACAGTTCTGTCTGTTTCGAAATGGACTGTTCTCACAAACTGGTGGAAGGTGACGTTGCTTGCGCTTACAGCTATGAATACCAGAGCATCGTAGGCAACGGAACTGCCCACATTGTGGATAACAAAGAAGAAAAAAAACAAGCTCTGTCCATCCTTATGAGACACATGACAGAAAAGGCATTTGAATTCACCGATTCCATGGCTGATCTTGTTGCCGTCATCAAAATTGAAGCCGACAGTTTTTCTGGCAAAGGCCACCATCTGTAA